The sequence CGCTTCAGAATCCGGACGGTTATTTCCCACTCCGAACATCGGAATAATCTGGTTGGTAAACGAGATAGGAAGTTTCGCTACCAGATAGTAGGTATTCGTATAGGTCGCGGCAACCCCATTATATTTATTCCACGCACTGGTAGGCGCTCCATTGGGAGCGGGGTTGACATAAAAATAGGCGTATTCCCCGTCAGTAGTTAAACGGAAACGGATATCCGCGTTATTAATATTATTCGCATTAGCTGTGCCTCCATAGGTAGCTTTTCCCCAACTGTCGTCATAACCCCATTCCATAAGGTCGACGAGATTAACTCCGCCCTTCAGTCCCACGGGATCTAAGGCATTTGTAAAATCAAACTTAATGTCCTTTGTCCCGGATTCGTTAGGAGTCCAGAACGAACGTGGAAGAACATTAGGCTCGGAGGGAAGCCCATCGTTCGTACCCAGTTGCGGACGGCTGAACTCGATGATAGTCAGGAAATCGTCGAAATGTACTCCATCGGTCATCTGATTCTTTACCAGCCAGAGAATTAAATCACATTTCATACGCCCTGATTCAGGGTTGGACGCATCGTCATGAGGATCAAGCCATGCATAGGTACGGGTGATCTCAAAACCGAAGGGTTTTTCCTTCGATGCGGTATACCCGGCATTCGGCCCGAGGTTGGTCAGCTTCGCTTGGAAGCCGTATAGTTCATTTGCATATCCGGCAGTGTATCCGTTACCGGTAAAACGAAGCTCGCCGCTTGCTCCGCTATTTATTGTTACAGTTTCACCATCGCCCACTAGTCCGTATCCCAGCGAACGGCTATACTCATACTTTAATTGCCAATTAGGCGTGGATGATCCGAACAGGTCTTCAAAGAAATAAGCGTACATCCCGTTATAAAAAATGGAGAGAAATAGCGTAAAAACCACCAGCCCCTTGAACACCTTCATATCTCCTCCTTTTATAAATACCCGAAAATTTATATACTCCGTATTAAGCTAAGGCTTCCTGAAAAGTCCTTCAAAATTTCCTGACCTTCGTTTCTTAGGGATGATCCAACCCCGGATTGATAAGAATACGCCATCCGAAGGACTTTTCAAGATAAACCTGTGCTCCGGAATTACTCCCGGCAACATCCCCTGATATACCATTATTATCTAGCAATTATCATGCCTAAATAATATTCCTGTAATTGTATATATAACCAATATATATAACGCTCTTCCTCATGGATTGACTTGTGTAACTAATACACAACTGTGTAATAATTATACACATGCCCGAAGAGGCTGGAATAATTAGAATCCATTCATTTCATCGGAATTTCAGTATCGAAAGTAAAATATATGATGAGATATTGAACTAACGGTATGTATCGATTTCCTCGAGCAGTACGTCGAGTATTTTTTCTGACGGGAATTTCCTGACCACTTCCCCCTGCTTGAATAAGACGGCGCCGCCCTTGCCGACAGCCACCCCGAAATCCGCGTCCGACGCCTCGCCGGGGCCGTTCACCACACACCCCATGATCGCGACTTTTACATACTTCCGTATGCCGTGGGTGCGTTCCACAAACGACTCGACCACTTCCTCCACGTCGAATTCCTTCCGCGCGCAGGTGGGGCATGACACGATTTCCACACCCTGCATCCTCAGCCCGAGCGAACGGAGTATCATCTGCGCGATCTCCACTTCCCGGACGGGATGCCCGGTGATCGATACCCGGATCGTATCGCCGATGCCTTCCTGGAGCAGCGTCCCGATCCCGATAGAGTTCTTTACCGCGGCCTGAGTAAAATATCCCGCCTCGGTGACTCCCAGATGCAGCGGATAATTCCTGAGCTTCGTAAACATCCGGTTTGCCTGCACCATCGTCAGCACATCGTGAGACTTCAGGGATACTTTTATATCGTAAAAATCTTCCTTCTCGAGGTAGCCGATATGCTCGAGCGCGGACTGCACCATCGCCTCGGCGTTGGGGTGAGGGTAACGCGTCCTGTCGAGCGACCCGGCGTTCACGCCGATACGGATGGGGATTCTCTTCTCCTTGCACGCGGCGACTATATCTTTGACATGCTCGGGTTTCTTCAGGTTACCGGGATTGATCCGCAGGCCGTCCGCGCCGGAATCCACCGAAATCAGCGCGAGCTTATAATCGAAATGGATATCCGCCACCACAGGGAGAGGGCAGCCCTCGGCCTTGAGCTTCTTAATCGCGCGCGCGGACGCCTCGTCGGGAATCCCCAGCCGGACGACATCGCAT is a genomic window of Brevinematales bacterium containing:
- the ispG gene encoding flavodoxin-dependent (E)-4-hydroxy-3-methylbut-2-enyl-diphosphate synthase; the protein is MRERRKSLSVKIGNVEIGGEAPVSIQSMTTTPTTDIAATLGEIRELADAGCDVVRLGIPDEASARAIKKLKAEGCPLPVVADIHFDYKLALISVDSGADGLRINPGNLKKPEHVKDIVAACKEKRIPIRIGVNAGSLDRTRYPHPNAEAMVQSALEHIGYLEKEDFYDIKVSLKSHDVLTMVQANRMFTKLRNYPLHLGVTEAGYFTQAAVKNSIGIGTLLQEGIGDTIRVSITGHPVREVEIAQMILRSLGLRMQGVEIVSCPTCARKEFDVEEVVESFVERTHGIRKYVKVAIMGCVVNGPGEASDADFGVAVGKGGAVLFKQGEVVRKFPSEKILDVLLEEIDTYR